Proteins co-encoded in one Opitutus terrae PB90-1 genomic window:
- the dapF gene encoding diaminopimelate epimerase yields the protein MRYHKYHALGNDYIVLDPRDFPSWQPAPTIDQIRVVCHRNFGVGSDGILWGPLPSKQSEFGLRIFNPDGSEAEKSGNGLRIFSRFLWDQKLVRAPAFTVETPGGNVESVIKENGRLITVAMGRVSFDSAKIPVNLAGAAREVINEKLTVLDREFTYCAATIGNPHCVIPLAEISPEIAHRYGPAIETHPNFPRKTNVQFLRVRDRQNIQLEIWERGAGYTLASGSSSSAAAAVAHRLGLVDRNVTVHMPGGTIGIEIGGDFSIMMTGTVNKVAEGTMHPELFAVKV from the coding sequence ATGCGCTACCACAAATATCACGCTCTCGGCAACGACTACATCGTCCTCGATCCGCGCGATTTCCCGTCGTGGCAGCCCGCGCCCACGATCGACCAGATCCGCGTGGTCTGTCATCGCAACTTCGGGGTCGGCTCCGACGGCATCCTGTGGGGCCCGTTGCCCTCCAAACAAAGCGAGTTCGGGCTGCGCATCTTCAATCCAGACGGTTCCGAGGCGGAAAAGTCCGGCAACGGGCTGCGAATCTTTTCCCGTTTTCTGTGGGACCAGAAGCTCGTGCGCGCACCCGCCTTCACCGTCGAGACACCGGGCGGCAACGTGGAATCGGTCATCAAGGAAAACGGCCGGTTGATCACCGTGGCGATGGGCCGCGTCAGCTTCGACAGCGCGAAGATCCCGGTGAATCTCGCCGGCGCGGCCCGCGAGGTCATCAACGAGAAACTCACCGTGCTGGATCGCGAGTTCACCTATTGCGCCGCCACGATCGGCAATCCGCATTGCGTGATTCCGCTCGCCGAGATCTCGCCCGAAATTGCGCATCGCTACGGTCCAGCCATCGAGACGCATCCGAATTTCCCGCGCAAAACCAACGTCCAGTTTCTGCGCGTCCGTGATCGGCAGAATATCCAACTCGAGATCTGGGAACGCGGCGCTGGTTACACGCTCGCCTCGGGCAGTAGCTCGAGCGCCGCAGCCGCGGTGGCGCACCGGCTCGGATTGGTGGATCGCAACGTCACCGTCCACATGCCCGGGGGCACGATCGGCATCGAGATCGGCGGCGATTTCTCGATCATGATGACCGGCACGGTGAACAAGGTGGCCGAGGGAACGATGCACCCCGAGTTGTTCGCGGTGAAGGTCTGA
- a CDS encoding redoxin domain-containing protein — protein MKTFRALLLAASVGSVALVSQAMAVVTIGAPAPDFTLNDINGRTHKLADYRGKIVVLEWVNSGCPFVQKHYHSGNIPRLQQSATSDGVVWLAINTGRDGTQGALASGAASRWLQEQKAAPTAYLRDQDGTVGRLYGAKATPHLFVINADGVLVYNGAIDSIRSADLEDIGRATNYVSAALADLKAGRPVATAATQPYGCAVKY, from the coding sequence ATGAAGACCTTTCGTGCACTCCTCCTCGCCGCGTCGGTCGGGTCCGTCGCGTTGGTTTCCCAGGCCATGGCCGTGGTTACGATCGGTGCGCCCGCGCCCGACTTCACCTTGAACGATATCAACGGTCGGACGCACAAGCTGGCCGACTACCGCGGCAAGATCGTGGTGCTCGAATGGGTCAACTCGGGCTGCCCGTTCGTGCAGAAGCATTATCACAGCGGCAATATCCCGCGACTGCAGCAATCCGCGACGAGCGACGGCGTGGTGTGGCTCGCGATTAACACCGGGCGGGATGGCACGCAGGGCGCGCTCGCCAGCGGTGCGGCTTCGCGCTGGTTGCAGGAGCAGAAGGCCGCGCCGACCGCTTACCTGCGGGATCAGGACGGGACCGTCGGCCGGCTGTACGGCGCGAAAGCCACGCCCCACCTCTTCGTGATCAACGCCGACGGCGTGCTCGTTTACAACGGCGCGATCGACAGCATTCGCTCCGCGGATCTGGAGGACATCGGCCGCGCGACGAATTACGTGAGCGCCGCGCTCGCGGATCTCAAAGCGGGCCGGCCGGTGGCAACAGCCGCCACGCAGCCGTACGGTTGCGCGGTCAAATACTGA
- a CDS encoding FkbM family methyltransferase, protein MAATSADASWESFFSLLQRQGFRPRQIVDVGANHGLWTRGALQHFPTAEFLLIEPQGQLEAEVQDLVRQGFKLRWISAGVSDAPGRLPLTIAPQDCSSNFGMTPEAAAAHGYQQTTVEIRTLDEILATERLPVPDMLKIDAEGFDLKVLAGASDCIGKTDIILIEAGVCAMGIENTMAAVMARMTELGYKLIDVTDLNRSPRHGVLWLCELAFMRCGCPLLEKISSYQ, encoded by the coding sequence ATGGCTGCCACTTCTGCTGACGCGAGTTGGGAAAGTTTTTTCTCCTTGTTGCAACGACAGGGTTTCCGCCCGCGGCAGATCGTCGACGTGGGCGCGAACCACGGGCTCTGGACGCGCGGTGCGCTGCAGCATTTTCCCACGGCGGAGTTCTTGTTGATCGAGCCGCAGGGGCAGCTCGAGGCGGAGGTGCAGGATTTGGTGCGACAGGGCTTCAAGCTGCGCTGGATCAGCGCCGGGGTGAGCGACGCGCCGGGGCGGCTGCCGTTGACGATCGCGCCGCAGGACTGCAGCAGCAACTTCGGCATGACCCCGGAGGCCGCTGCGGCCCATGGCTACCAGCAAACCACGGTGGAGATTCGTACGTTGGACGAGATTCTGGCGACGGAGCGGCTGCCGGTGCCGGACATGCTCAAGATCGATGCGGAAGGATTCGACCTGAAGGTGCTCGCGGGGGCCTCGGACTGCATCGGTAAAACCGACATCATCCTGATCGAAGCCGGCGTGTGCGCGATGGGCATCGAGAACACGATGGCGGCGGTGATGGCGCGAATGACGGAGCTAGGCTACAAGCTTATCGATGTGACGGATCTGAACCGCAGCCCGCGGCACGGTGTGCTGTGGCTTTGCGAGCTGGCGTTCATGCGCTGCGGTTGCCCGTTGCTGGAAAAGATCAGCAGCTACCAGTGA
- a CDS encoding exosortase/archaeosortase family protein, whose protein sequence is MSRLLQLDAPNAAGPRPLTSAPSLAKINLLLLAGFFVALVALLWPHWRDNADLSHGFVTPVLFLLLLHEARRGPQRYLRCTAGLRAVQSTLLALALLLVCASGLYAATLDWTHSLVAFVLTGAFVLLLGASLLGFAADSARIIPFNWTAVVAIAVWLLSAPIPPGTYLRLMLALQLTVTENVLRALHLLGIAAQRHGNVIELATATVGVEEACSGIRSLISCIFAGLFFSATLVRRPWARALIIALAAPLAIAMNFLRSLILTLLANHGADISGLWHDLTGFAVLGVTAGLLAAIALALERRSPPAATPTATTEAATGYVRPAGYRSSLEKLQLPVTVAGAITVALALFFVVNTRPSARQNLPPPDLLAVLPGESGGWNVQTADDLYQFTATLQTEHLAQRTYTRVRNDQLEQITVYLAYWPAGQAPVSLVASHTPDACWPGSGWVPVPLAPAATLISLPGRPLAQPEARLFLSGQRPQYVWFWHLYDGRPIAHREPRSPLALLKLASKYGFSHNGDQLFVRVSSNRPWPEFSGEPLIAQLFERLQPFGL, encoded by the coding sequence ATGAGTCGCCTGCTCCAGCTCGACGCTCCCAACGCTGCAGGCCCGCGGCCGCTCACCTCCGCTCCGAGCTTGGCGAAAATCAACCTGCTGCTGCTCGCCGGTTTTTTCGTCGCGCTGGTCGCCTTGCTCTGGCCGCACTGGCGAGACAACGCGGATCTCTCCCACGGGTTCGTCACACCCGTCCTTTTTCTCCTGCTGCTCCACGAAGCGCGTCGCGGCCCCCAACGTTATCTTCGCTGCACCGCCGGACTCCGGGCGGTGCAATCCACCCTGCTCGCGCTCGCCCTCCTGCTGGTCTGCGCCAGCGGACTCTACGCCGCCACGCTCGACTGGACGCACTCCCTCGTGGCGTTCGTTCTCACCGGCGCATTCGTGCTGCTGCTCGGTGCCAGCCTGTTGGGGTTTGCTGCGGATTCGGCACGCATCATCCCCTTCAACTGGACCGCGGTGGTCGCGATCGCCGTGTGGCTGCTGAGTGCGCCCATCCCGCCCGGAACCTACCTGCGGCTCATGCTGGCCCTGCAGCTCACCGTCACCGAGAACGTGCTGCGTGCCCTGCACCTGCTTGGAATCGCCGCCCAGCGGCATGGCAATGTGATTGAACTCGCCACCGCGACGGTCGGCGTCGAGGAGGCCTGCAGCGGGATCCGCAGCCTGATCTCCTGCATTTTCGCCGGACTCTTTTTCTCCGCCACGCTGGTCCGCCGACCTTGGGCGCGAGCGTTGATCATCGCGCTCGCCGCTCCGCTCGCGATCGCGATGAATTTCCTGCGCTCGCTCATCCTGACCCTGCTCGCCAATCACGGCGCCGACATTTCCGGACTCTGGCACGACCTGACCGGTTTTGCCGTGCTCGGCGTAACCGCGGGATTGCTGGCGGCAATCGCGCTCGCGCTCGAACGCCGCTCACCGCCAGCCGCCACGCCGACGGCCACCACGGAGGCCGCAACCGGATACGTCCGGCCAGCAGGCTACCGTTCCTCGCTCGAAAAACTGCAGCTCCCGGTCACCGTCGCCGGCGCGATCACCGTCGCGCTCGCGCTTTTTTTCGTGGTCAACACGCGTCCGTCCGCGCGCCAGAACCTGCCGCCACCCGACCTCCTCGCCGTTCTCCCGGGCGAGAGCGGTGGATGGAACGTTCAGACCGCGGACGATCTTTACCAGTTCACTGCGACGCTGCAAACCGAGCATCTGGCGCAACGCACCTACACGCGGGTTCGCAACGACCAGCTCGAGCAGATCACCGTGTATCTCGCGTACTGGCCGGCCGGGCAGGCTCCCGTCAGCCTCGTCGCGTCGCATACACCCGACGCGTGCTGGCCGGGCAGCGGCTGGGTGCCGGTTCCGCTCGCGCCCGCCGCCACTCTGATCTCGCTGCCCGGCCGCCCGCTTGCGCAGCCCGAAGCGCGGCTTTTTCTCAGCGGCCAGCGTCCGCAATACGTCTGGTTCTGGCATCTCTACGATGGCCGGCCGATCGCGCATCGCGAACCTCGTTCGCCGCTCGCGCTGCTCAAGCTCGCGTCGAAGTACGGCTTCTCGCACAACGGCGACCAACTCTTCGTCCGTGTTTCCAGCAATCGTCCGTGGCCCGAATTTTCCGGCGAGCCGCTGATCGCCCAGTTGTTCGAGCGGCTCCAGCCGTTCGGGCTGTAG
- a CDS encoding acyl-CoA dehydrogenase family protein, protein MVSPASSQPREMLKTLPGDDVRQIMWRFQHRYDLQMLIQSSRGVARGLVAHLVAEGARNSHEWTAAKQQLLKAYDEAGITTCFMDPHQGGFIEGPKNLALALVALELAWVDAGAATGSLAGNLALSPIHERGTQAQRDVYMSRCVPPQPGEQKQVWRGAFSLTEPLPYVGVETGLLSGRVSIAEWPDGQEPLLQVDKRARFITNMGFANFTTAAVESADPRLKGSCIVILEETDPGTYDRGVPTRKMVHQLSSTNDPVFSLKVPASRIIGGYTIKDGVIIPNYSHGEIIEAVFRRTRVTVGIMTAAKLLSAVEPVIRYHRNRFRGASSVNPGTPRFDQGLQQKEDCLQRLVDIWANGEAAASLGFAAARLFDELDPLEKLKDQKFAEQKIAPGMAQMKAFRAIAKQALEFIALEAQPAATRDAARYEALKADALVQYLILDSQANVLCPATKLWNTGHGANVMREAVSLVGGYGITEDCPGFLGHKWMDAQLEATYEGPEAVQRRQLSVTMTNEVFLGSCRSWIRDLQQIAATHPGIGANSVAAGMELWLWTLEHLQKGTDALGAKLFSSNRQGVTFPLADALCWLLASRQQILDVIELETKGHESATLADGLSGYVNFFTDLCAVQAATAAGEVGRICAELVYGYGSAPAGAESFVALRTKLDASLAGARLAKDRAADALTTVMIPEALDYPA, encoded by the coding sequence ATGGTTTCTCCTGCCTCTTCCCAGCCCCGCGAAATGCTGAAGACCCTTCCCGGCGACGACGTGCGCCAGATCATGTGGCGGTTTCAGCACCGTTACGATCTGCAGATGTTGATCCAATCCTCGCGCGGCGTCGCCCGCGGACTGGTGGCGCACCTCGTCGCGGAAGGCGCGCGCAACAGTCACGAGTGGACCGCCGCGAAGCAGCAACTGCTCAAAGCCTACGACGAAGCCGGCATCACGACGTGCTTCATGGATCCGCATCAGGGCGGATTCATCGAGGGCCCGAAGAATCTCGCGCTCGCGCTCGTCGCCCTCGAGCTCGCCTGGGTCGACGCCGGCGCCGCCACCGGCAGTCTCGCCGGCAACCTCGCTCTCTCCCCCATCCACGAGCGCGGCACCCAGGCCCAACGCGACGTCTACATGAGCCGCTGCGTCCCGCCGCAGCCGGGCGAACAGAAGCAGGTCTGGCGCGGCGCGTTCAGTCTGACCGAGCCCTTGCCGTATGTCGGCGTGGAGACCGGCCTGCTCAGCGGCCGCGTGTCGATCGCGGAATGGCCGGACGGACAGGAGCCGCTGCTGCAGGTCGACAAGCGCGCGCGCTTCATCACCAACATGGGTTTCGCGAACTTCACGACGGCCGCCGTTGAGAGCGCCGATCCGCGCCTCAAGGGCAGCTGCATCGTGATCCTCGAGGAGACCGATCCCGGCACGTACGACCGCGGCGTGCCAACGCGCAAGATGGTGCACCAGCTGTCGTCGACCAACGATCCGGTGTTCAGCCTCAAGGTGCCCGCGAGCCGGATCATCGGCGGCTACACGATCAAGGATGGCGTGATCATTCCAAACTACAGCCACGGTGAAATCATCGAGGCCGTGTTCCGCCGCACGCGCGTGACCGTCGGCATCATGACCGCCGCCAAACTGCTCTCGGCAGTCGAGCCGGTGATTCGCTATCACCGCAATCGGTTCCGCGGCGCCTCGAGCGTCAATCCTGGCACGCCCCGGTTCGACCAGGGGCTGCAGCAGAAGGAAGACTGCCTGCAACGGCTCGTGGATATCTGGGCCAACGGCGAGGCCGCGGCCTCGCTCGGGTTCGCCGCCGCCCGGCTCTTCGACGAGCTCGATCCGCTCGAAAAACTCAAGGACCAGAAGTTCGCCGAACAGAAAATCGCGCCCGGCATGGCGCAGATGAAGGCGTTTCGGGCCATCGCGAAACAGGCACTCGAGTTCATCGCGCTCGAGGCGCAGCCCGCGGCGACACGCGATGCCGCGCGTTACGAGGCGCTGAAAGCCGACGCGCTCGTGCAGTATCTCATCCTCGACTCGCAGGCCAACGTCCTCTGCCCCGCGACCAAGCTCTGGAACACCGGCCACGGCGCGAACGTCATGCGCGAAGCGGTCAGCCTCGTCGGCGGCTACGGCATCACCGAAGACTGTCCGGGTTTCCTCGGCCACAAATGGATGGATGCCCAGCTCGAGGCCACCTACGAAGGGCCGGAAGCGGTGCAGCGTCGCCAGCTTTCGGTGACGATGACCAACGAGGTTTTCCTCGGCTCGTGCCGTAGCTGGATCCGCGACCTGCAGCAGATCGCCGCCACCCATCCCGGCATCGGTGCAAACTCAGTCGCCGCGGGCATGGAGCTGTGGCTCTGGACGCTCGAACATCTGCAGAAGGGCACCGACGCGCTTGGCGCAAAACTCTTCTCGAGCAATCGGCAGGGCGTCACGTTTCCGCTCGCCGATGCACTGTGCTGGCTCCTCGCCTCGCGCCAGCAAATCCTCGATGTGATCGAACTCGAGACGAAGGGCCACGAAAGCGCCACGCTCGCCGATGGCCTCAGCGGCTACGTCAATTTCTTCACCGATCTTTGCGCGGTGCAGGCCGCGACGGCCGCCGGCGAAGTCGGCCGGATTTGCGCCGAATTGGTCTACGGTTACGGCAGCGCGCCCGCGGGAGCCGAGTCGTTCGTCGCACTGCGTACGAAGCTCGACGCGAGCCTCGCGGGGGCCCGGCTCGCCAAGGACCGCGCCGCGGACGCCCTCACCACCGTCATGATTCCCGAGGCGCTCGATTATCCCGCGTAG
- a CDS encoding 4Fe-4S ferredoxin — MSTSLPDRQSMSVDIVCVGFGPAMGGFLTTLSRQLVKEDGTPAVESPSAPGLPPQVICYERADDLGFGVSGVVTPARAIKQSFPQFDPAQVPMAAPVKHEKIAYLLDPIGASRRSTALRVADALIRAGQWALPYEHQAVNLPWTPPFLRKHDGLVLSMGQFMQWVGSQVMGSGTVQVWPSTPVASPLFENGSVVGVRLIDQGTDKQGQPADGFMPGMDIRAALTVVGDGPVGALGRQLDEHFRLPMGNHQFDWAIGMKAVVDLPPHVELAPGTVFHTFGYPEPEIFGFMYVHPGRIASLGIFVPSWFDSPVRTAYRYLQHWMLHPYLWRYLEGGTLRSWGAKSLQESGRAGEPRLAGNGYARIGEGSGSTNVLTGSGVDEAWATGTMLAEGVVELLKAGKPFTQENLEQAYVRRRRASWVEREARVAEQARDGFQRGVVTGLLGMGLTGLSGGRLNLGGDPKPPHRRVPSLESYYRGKLTPAEIQQLREDCAAKGTSLRDALMDRVGWPAVPLDGKLLISQQDALLTGGKVQAPPGYADHVTFVDPNTCAQCGVKICIDACSGQAISAGTNGVPQFDREKCVHCGACLWNCSQPHPSDPRRTNIAFLAGAGGLHSAEN, encoded by the coding sequence ATGAGCACCTCTCTCCCCGATCGTCAGTCGATGTCGGTCGACATCGTTTGCGTTGGGTTTGGGCCCGCGATGGGTGGATTTCTCACCACGCTGTCGCGGCAGCTCGTCAAGGAAGACGGCACACCGGCGGTCGAAAGCCCCAGCGCGCCGGGCCTGCCGCCGCAGGTGATCTGCTACGAGCGCGCCGATGACTTGGGCTTCGGCGTCTCCGGCGTCGTCACTCCGGCGCGCGCGATCAAGCAGAGTTTCCCGCAGTTCGATCCTGCGCAGGTGCCGATGGCCGCCCCGGTGAAGCACGAGAAGATCGCCTATCTGCTCGACCCGATCGGCGCGAGTCGTCGCTCGACCGCATTGCGCGTGGCCGACGCGCTCATCCGCGCCGGCCAATGGGCGCTGCCTTACGAACATCAGGCGGTGAACCTGCCCTGGACGCCGCCGTTCCTGCGCAAGCACGACGGCCTCGTGCTCTCGATGGGCCAATTCATGCAGTGGGTGGGCTCGCAGGTGATGGGATCCGGCACCGTGCAGGTGTGGCCCTCCACTCCCGTGGCGAGTCCGTTGTTCGAAAACGGCAGCGTCGTCGGCGTCCGGCTGATCGATCAGGGCACGGACAAACAGGGACAACCCGCGGACGGGTTCATGCCCGGGATGGACATCCGCGCCGCGCTCACCGTCGTAGGCGACGGACCCGTCGGCGCACTCGGCCGGCAACTCGATGAACACTTCCGGCTGCCGATGGGCAATCACCAGTTCGATTGGGCGATCGGCATGAAGGCCGTGGTCGATCTGCCGCCGCACGTCGAGCTCGCGCCTGGTACCGTTTTCCACACGTTCGGTTATCCCGAGCCCGAGATTTTTGGTTTTATGTACGTGCATCCGGGACGGATCGCCTCGCTCGGCATTTTCGTGCCGTCGTGGTTCGATTCACCCGTCCGCACCGCCTACCGCTACCTGCAGCATTGGATGCTGCATCCGTATCTCTGGCGCTACCTCGAGGGCGGCACGCTGCGGTCGTGGGGCGCGAAATCGCTGCAGGAGTCCGGCCGCGCGGGTGAGCCACGACTCGCCGGCAACGGCTACGCGCGCATCGGCGAGGGCTCCGGCAGCACCAACGTGCTCACCGGCTCTGGCGTCGACGAAGCGTGGGCCACCGGCACGATGCTGGCCGAGGGCGTGGTCGAGTTGCTCAAGGCCGGCAAGCCGTTCACGCAGGAAAACCTCGAGCAAGCCTACGTTCGCCGCCGGCGCGCGAGCTGGGTCGAACGCGAAGCCCGTGTCGCCGAACAAGCGCGCGACGGCTTTCAGCGCGGCGTGGTCACCGGCCTGCTCGGAATGGGCCTCACCGGACTCAGCGGCGGCCGGTTGAATCTCGGTGGTGATCCGAAACCCCCACATCGCCGCGTCCCGAGTCTCGAGTCCTACTACCGCGGCAAGCTCACGCCGGCCGAGATCCAGCAATTGCGCGAGGACTGTGCGGCGAAAGGCACCAGCCTGCGCGACGCGTTGATGGATCGCGTGGGCTGGCCGGCCGTCCCGCTGGATGGCAAGCTGCTCATCTCGCAGCAGGACGCGCTGCTGACCGGCGGCAAGGTGCAGGCTCCGCCCGGCTACGCGGACCACGTCACGTTCGTCGACCCAAACACCTGTGCCCAGTGCGGCGTGAAGATCTGCATCGACGCGTGCTCCGGCCAGGCGATCAGCGCGGGCACCAACGGAGTCCCCCAGTTCGACCGCGAGAAATGCGTGCATTGCGGCGCCTGCCTCTGGAACTGCTCGCAACCGCACCCTTCGGATCCGCGGCGCACCAACATCGCGTTTCTCGCCGGCGCCGGCGGGCTGCACTCCGCAGAAAACTAG
- a CDS encoding electron transfer flavoprotein subunit beta, protein MSNAYHIVVCGSLVPDPLQTLEPISTPTGPALKNEMMLPAVLDPWAGHALFEAANLAKKNPGSKVWLVSIGPKAKLQQVMMTVAQKVPFELVALDGPASGFTESADIAAALATAIQGIAGLDRSRLLVFGGWESASRGAGTTLQMVGERLGITDQFQGVDELTVQPDGVIRVLERIEGGRHQVSTCNALPALLGWATGNLPEPPNNPQVGMANMRTVMPALQRAQPAKIASDGVAFASVSLPKQRRETRVVKDLTPDAIAAEIVAWIGKE, encoded by the coding sequence ATGAGTAACGCCTACCACATCGTCGTCTGCGGCAGCCTCGTGCCTGATCCGCTGCAGACGCTGGAACCCATCAGCACGCCCACCGGGCCCGCGCTGAAAAACGAAATGATGTTGCCCGCCGTGCTCGACCCTTGGGCCGGCCACGCGCTGTTCGAAGCCGCGAACCTCGCGAAGAAAAATCCTGGCAGCAAGGTGTGGCTGGTGAGTATCGGCCCCAAGGCGAAGCTCCAGCAGGTGATGATGACGGTCGCGCAGAAGGTGCCGTTTGAACTCGTCGCGCTCGACGGCCCGGCCAGCGGATTCACCGAATCGGCCGACATTGCCGCTGCGCTCGCCACGGCGATCCAAGGCATCGCCGGACTCGATCGCTCGCGCCTGCTCGTTTTCGGCGGATGGGAATCCGCCTCGCGCGGCGCCGGCACGACCCTGCAGATGGTCGGCGAGCGGCTCGGCATCACCGATCAATTCCAAGGCGTGGACGAACTCACCGTGCAACCCGACGGCGTGATCCGCGTACTCGAGCGCATCGAGGGCGGCCGGCATCAGGTTTCCACGTGCAACGCGTTGCCCGCGCTACTCGGCTGGGCGACCGGCAATCTTCCCGAACCGCCCAATAACCCGCAGGTCGGAATGGCGAACATGCGCACGGTCATGCCGGCGTTGCAGCGCGCGCAGCCGGCCAAGATCGCGAGTGACGGCGTCGCCTTCGCCAGCGTCTCGCTGCCCAAGCAGCGGCGCGAAACCAGGGTCGTCAAGGACCTCACGCCCGACGCCATCGCCGCCGAAATCGTCGCCTGGATCGGAAAGGAATAA
- a CDS encoding electron transfer flavoprotein subunit alpha/FixB family protein: METLLFLAHTEPDGSLAKPALETLTSAKSLAASLSATFVAGLVGGEVQPAANQIAACGATRLLGVAGPEFAASRYATDIVAIEALAKSANATLVVAPATSRWNRVLAGAAQRLGGRIDAHVTGAAVTEGKLNLTRWYYRQRMEAVVQRTRRPWFILLESGCAEPWQGAAGTATVEAVAVPLTPAQQHTAVVGVQAPAADAQTIRPDAQLLFVAGAGWTKKQSDGQPHVPEAEKLILDFLGKTKASLGSTKSLVDLSGEGQAVLPFMSHLNQVGQTGSTPRHPKGLATCCHGEEPHTVGWRFINERRAINLNPSCSWAQGKADVLYVADAFAVMRKVNELLAARS, from the coding sequence ATGGAAACCCTCCTCTTTCTCGCTCACACCGAACCCGATGGCTCGCTCGCAAAGCCGGCACTCGAAACCCTCACGTCCGCGAAGTCGCTCGCGGCGAGCCTTAGCGCGACATTCGTCGCCGGGCTCGTCGGCGGTGAAGTGCAACCCGCAGCGAACCAGATCGCCGCTTGCGGTGCGACGCGCTTGCTCGGCGTCGCCGGCCCGGAGTTCGCGGCCTCGCGCTACGCCACCGACATCGTCGCCATCGAAGCGCTCGCGAAATCCGCCAACGCCACGCTCGTCGTCGCGCCCGCCACGTCGCGCTGGAACCGCGTGCTCGCCGGCGCGGCGCAGCGGCTCGGCGGCCGGATCGACGCCCACGTCACCGGCGCGGCCGTCACCGAAGGGAAACTGAATCTCACGCGCTGGTACTACCGCCAGCGGATGGAAGCGGTGGTCCAGCGCACCCGCCGGCCGTGGTTCATCCTGCTTGAGTCGGGTTGCGCCGAGCCGTGGCAGGGCGCGGCCGGAACCGCGACCGTCGAAGCTGTCGCCGTCCCGCTCACTCCTGCCCAGCAGCACACTGCCGTGGTCGGCGTGCAGGCGCCCGCCGCCGACGCGCAGACCATCCGGCCCGACGCCCAGCTTCTGTTCGTCGCCGGCGCGGGCTGGACCAAGAAACAATCCGACGGCCAGCCGCACGTGCCGGAAGCCGAAAAACTGATCCTCGATTTTCTCGGCAAAACCAAGGCCTCGCTCGGCAGCACCAAGTCGCTCGTCGATCTCAGCGGCGAAGGTCAGGCCGTGCTCCCGTTCATGTCGCACCTCAACCAGGTCGGCCAGACCGGCTCCACGCCGCGGCACCCGAAAGGTCTGGCGACGTGCTGCCACGGTGAGGAGCCGCACACCGTCGGCTGGCGGTTCATCAACGAGCGCCGCGCGATCAATCTCAACCCGAGCTGCAGCTGGGCGCAGGGCAAGGCCGACGTCCTCTACGTCGCCGACGCGTTCGCGGTCATGCGCAAGGTGAACGAGCTTCTTGCCGCGAGATCCTAG